Within the Micromonospora citrea genome, the region GTCGTTGCCGTCGACCTGCTCGCTGGGCACGCCGTAGCCGACGCCCTTGTACGCCAGCGACGGGGCGGCGGTCTGCCGGGACAGCGGGACGCTGATGGCGTACCGGTTGTTCTGCACGAAGTAGACGACGGGGGCCTTGAACACGGCGGCGAAGTTGACGCCCTCGTGGAAGTCGCCCTCGCTGGTGGCGCCGTCGCCGATGAACGCCAGCGCCACGGTGTCCCGCCCCTGGTACGCCTCGCCGTAGGCCAGCCCGGCGGCGTGCACGCACTGCGTCGCCAGCGGGGTGCACTGCGGGGCGGTGCGCCGCTCGGCGGGGTCGTACCCGCAGTGCCAGTCGCCGCGCAGCAGCGTCAGCACCTCGACCGGGTCGATGCCCCGGGAGACCAGCGCCATGGACTCCCGGTAGGTCGGGAAGACCCAGTCGTCCTCGCGCAGGGCGAGGACGGCGCCGACCTGGCAGGCCTCCTGGCCACGCGAGGACGGGTAGACGGCCAGCCGGCCCTGCTTGGTCAGGGCGGTGGCCTGGACGTCGAAGCGGCGGCCGATCACCATCCGCCGGTACATCTCGACGAGCGCCTCGACGGGCGGCTCGGGGTAGTCGGCGGGGGCGGGCAGCGGCGTGCCGGTGGGATCGAGCAGGCGTACCGGCTCGGTGGCCGGCAGCAGCGGCTTGGCCGGGTCGGGTGGGGTGGCCTTCCGGCGGCTGCGCGGGGATGCCCTGCGGACCGCCTCGGGTGTGGTCGTCACGGCGGGACCTCCTGGGACGTGTGGTGGGCCTATGCTCCTGCCGTCGGATGATTGACTCAAGATCCATGACAAACGCGGGACGGATGGCATGCGAGAGGCACCCAGATGAGCCAGGAATCCGGGGCGGGCGGGGAGCCGGCGGCCGGAACGGGACGTTCGGCCCGCCCCCTCGACGAGGTCGACCGGCGCATCCTCGACGAACTGGTCCGTGACGGCCGCACCTCGGTGCGCACCCTCGCCGAGCGGATCCACATCTCCCGTACCAACGCCTACGCCCGGGTGGAGCGGCTGCTACGCGACGGGGTGATCACCGGGTTCCGGGCGCAGGTCGCACCCGAGGCGGCGGGGCTGGGCACCTCGGCGTACGTCGCGTTGAAGATCGAGCAGAACACGTGGCGCGAGGTGTCGGCGGAGCTGGCCCGGGTGCGCTACATCGAGCACGCCGCGCTGCTCGGCGGCGACCACGACGTCCTCGCCCTGGTCCGGGCGCCGGACAACGCAACCCTGCGGGACGTGGTGCTGGGCCGGGTGCAGAGCATCGCCGGGGTGCTGTCGACCCGCACGTGGCTGGTCTTCGACGAGTTCGACGGCGAGCGCAGCCCGTGGGAGTGAAGCGGCGCAGCGGCCTCCCCGCTCAGCGCTCCGGCGGAGCCTCCAGCCCTTCCCGGTCGGCCAGTTCCAGCAGCGGTTCCAGGGAGAAGCGCCGGTCGTCGAGGCCGGCGTGCGGGTCGCCGCACTCGGCGAACCGGGCGGGCATCGTGGTGACGTCGAAGTCCTCCGGCCGCACGTCGTCCAGCTCGGACCAGTCCAGCGGCGCGGAGACCAGGGCCTTCGGGGTGGGACGGATGGAGTACGCCGAGGCCATCGTGTGGTCCCGGGACATCTGGTTGTAGTCGATGAAGACCGGGCGGTCCCGCTGCTCCCGCCACCAGGTGGTGGTGACCAGGTCCGGCAGCCGGCGTTGCAGCTCGCGGCCCAGCGCCAGCACCGCCCGCCGGCAGTCGCCGAAACTCCACCGGGGCTCGATCGACAGGTAGATGTGCAGGCCCCGCCCGCCGGTGGTCTTCGGGTAGCCGGTCAGGCCCAGCTCGTCGAGGAACGCGCGCACCTCGTGGGCGACCGGCACCACCTGGTCGAAGCCCACCCCGGGCATCGGGTCGAGGTCGATCCGCAACTGGTCGGGCCGCTCGACGTCGGCGGCGGAGACCGGCCACGGGTGGAACCGCAGCGTGCCGAGGTTGGCCGCCCAGATCACCACGGCCAGCTCGCTCGGCGCGATCTCGTCGGCCGTACGCCCGCTCGGGAACGTGATGTGCGCGGTGCGGACCCACTCGGGCGCGCCCGCCGGCAGCCGCTTCTGGTAGAAGGCGTCGCCCCGGTTGTCCTGCCGGGTGCCGATCTTCGCACCCTCGAAGACGCCGCGCGGCCACCGCTCCAGCATCGTCGGCCGGTCCCGCAGGGCGCGCAGGATGCCGTCGCCGACGGCGAGGAAATAGCGCACCACGTCCAATTTGGTCAGCCCCAGTTCCGGGAAGTAGGGCTTGTCCGGACTGGAGACGCGGACGACCCGCTCCCCCACCGTGATCTCCTCGGCCGCCGTCGCCACGTCTCACACCGTAGCGGTGACCGGCCGGCGCCGTGGGCCAGCGCCCCGGGCCCGGGCCGGGTTCGCCGCAGGGGCGGGCCGGGTTCGGGCGGTCGGGAGGCCGGCCGGGCCTGGGTCGTTCGGGCGGTCGGGAGGTCTGCCGGGCCTGGGTCGTTTCGGGCGGAGAGGAGGCCGGGACGCGGGCGGTGAGAGGCGGCCGAGTCGCTCAGGCGATCAGCATGATCGAGTCGCTCAGGCGATCAGCATGATGCCGACGATCACAAGCGGCAGGCCCACGAAGAGGAAGACCCCGATGCCGGTCAGCACCCGCCCGCCGCCCCCGCTCTCCCGCTCGGGTGCGAGCCCGAAGATGGTCCGGGCGTCGAGCATGCCGATCCGGCTCAGGGTCAGGTCGCTGGTCACGCCGAGCAGGGTGCCGACGACCACGAGGGCGACGCCGAACCGGTAGCGGAAGTCGCCACCCGCGACCGCCACCCAGATCCCCGCCGAAGCCGCGACCACGACGAGCGCGATCACGAACAGCACGAGCGCCTCGCGCAGACCCCTGACGACCGTCATCGGCGGCTCCATCCCGTGCGACCCGGATGGACATTGTCCACGTCGACAGCGGTCCGCGCTGCCCCCGCGCGCCGGTCGTACGCGGCGGGGGCCGGGCGGCCCGTCTCGGGCCCCGGCCCCCGCCGGCTGTGGTCAGCTCATGTCCTCCTGAAGGCGCGCCATGAGCATCTTCTTGCCCTGCTCGCCCGCCTTGCGGTTGTTCTCCTGGATCTTCCGGAACCAGGTCGCCAGTTCCGAGTCGCCCCGAGCGTCCGCGTCGGCGATGTAGGTGTCCAGTTGCCAGATGTGCTTCAGCGACATCTGCAGCGCGTGGATCAGGTCGTAGTTCTGATCCTTCACCGGGCTGATCTTTTCCTTCGTCATGGTCGCCACGGAATACCTCCCCGTCTCGCTGTTCGGTGGCGGCAGCGCTTACCCGGCCTGCCGCCGTTCACGCCCGCGACCGGGGCGCCGGAGGGGCGCACGACACCGCCGGCCGCACGGGTGGGCGCGGTTATCCAGGTCGGGCCCCGGGTAGGGGTTGCCGCATGGCGGAACTGGCAGCGCTCTGGATCGTCCGACACGGCGAGAGCACGGCGAACGTGGCGGCCACGGCGGCGGAGGCGTCCGGCGCCGAGCTGATCGACCTGACCCACCGGGACGCGGACGTGCCGCTGAGCCCGACCGGCGAGGAGCAGGCGCGGGCCACTGCGCGGTGGCTGGCCGGGCTGCCCGAGGGCCGCCGACCGGACGTCGCGGTGGTGTCGCCGTACCTGCGGGCGGTGCAGACCGCCGAGCTGGCCCTGGCCGGCACCGGGATCCCGCTCAGCCGGGACGAGCGGCTGCGCGACCGGGAACTCGGCATCCTGGACGGGCTGACCGGGCACGGGGTGCGCCGCCGCCATCCGGACGAGGCGGAGCGCCGGGACCGGCTCGGCAAGTTCTACTACCGGCCGCCGGGCGGCGAGTCCTGGACGGACGTGGCCCTGCGCCTACGTGCCCTGCTGGGCGACCTGCGCCGCGACCACGAGGGCCGGCGGGCGCTGCTGTTCGGCCACGACGCCCTGGTCTTCCTGATCCGTTACCTGGTGGAGGGGCTCACCGAGGCGGAGCTGATGGCGCTGACCCAGGAGCAGGTGATCGCCAACTGCTCCGTCACGGGCTGGTCCGCCGGGCCGGACGGCCGGCTGACCCCTGACGTGTTCAACGACGTCGGCCACCTGCGGACACAGGGCGCCCGGCCGACCAGGGAGGACGAGGTCCATGCCGAACCGGTCTGACACCCGGGTGATCACCCCCGGCCTGCTGCGGGACTGGGCGCTGCCCGTGCCGACCGGCGGCAAGGAGGCACGCGGCACGGTGCTGGTGGTCGGCGGCTCGCGGTTCACCCCCGGCGCGGTGCTGCTCGCCGGCGTGGCGGCACTGCGGGCCGGGGCGGGCGTGCTGCAACTGGCCGCGGCCGAGTCGACCGCCGCCGCGCTGAGCATCCAGGTGCCCGAGGCGCTGGTGGTGGGCCTGCCCGAGACCGCCGACGGCGCGGTCGCCGGACGGCCCGGCGAGCTGCTGGCCGACCTGGTGGCCGACGCCGACGTGGTCGCCGTCGGCCCGGGCCTCAAGGACATCGACGAGACGGCACGCCTGCTGCGCCTCGTGCTCGACGCGGCCGCCCGGGAGACGGCGCTGGTGCTCGACGCGTACGCCCTAGGGGCGCTCAGCCACGCCCCGGACCTGCTGGTCGGCGCCGGGCGGCCGGTGGTGCTGACGCCCAACCTCACCGAGGCCCGGCACCTGCTCGGCCGTGACCCCGGCGACGACCTGGACGCCGACGCGATCGAGCTGGCCCGCCGGTACGACGCCGTCGTCTCGCTCTACGGCCACATCGCCGCCCCGGACGGCCGGAGCTGGCGGGAGGAGAGCGGCGACGCCGGACTCGGCACGTCCGGCAGCGGGGACGTCCGGGCCGGGCTGCTCGCCGGGCTGCTGTCCCGCGGCACCGAGCCGGCGCAGGCGGCGTGCTGGGCGGCGTTCGCCCACGCGGTCAGCGGCCAGCGGCTGGTGCCGCGGTACGGCCGGATCGGGTTCCTCGCCCGGGAGCTGCTCGACGAGATCCCCCACACCCTCGCCACCGTCTGACACCCTTTTGTCTGGCCGAACGGATGTGTGTAACGCCACACCGCGCTCCTACGCTGGTCCATCGGAGGCGGGCGTCCCGCCCTCCTCCCGCCGGCCGCTCCCCGCCAGGGGGCGTACCCGGCTGGAAACAGCCCCCTGGGAGTCTGTGTGAAGAACCTCCGTCGCAAGACACTGGCTGCCGCGTCCGCCGTGACGCTCGGCGTCGGCCTCGCCGTCGCCGGCGGGCTGGCCCCGGCGGCGTCGGCCGCCAGCCCGGACACCACGTTCCTGGTGCTCGCCCCTCAGGGCGCCAAGACCGACAAGGCGGCCGCCCGCGTGGCCGCCGCCAAGGGCACCGTGGTGGCCAGCTACGACCAGATCGGCGTGCTCGTCGTCCGGTCGACCAACCCCGACTTCGCAACTGACGTGGCGGGCGCGGGCGTCGACTCGGTGGCGTCCACGGCCGGCCTGGGCACCGCCCTCGACGAGGGCGAGACCCTGGAGGTCTCCGCGGCCGGGGCGGTCAACACGACCGCCGACCCGACCAAGGAGCCCCTCTTCGGTCAGCAGTGGGACATGCCGATGATCGACGTCCCGCAGGCCCACGCCGTCAACGCCGGCCGCGCCGACGTGGTCGTGGGCGTGCTGGACAGCGGCATCTCCTCCAGCCACCCCGACCTGGCCAGCCAGATCGCCAAGAACAAGAGTGCGTCCTGCATCGGTGGGGTCTCCGACACCACCGAGGCCGCCTGGAACCCGACCACCTCCGACCACGGCACCCACGTGGCCGGCACCATCGCCGCCGCCGTCAACGGCGTCGGAGTGACCGGCGTCGCGCCGGGCGTCAAGGTGGCCGCCGTGAAGGTGGTCAACGACGACGGCTACATCTTCCCGGAGGCCGCGGTCTGCGGGTTCATGTGGGCCGCCGAGCAGGGCATGCAGCTGACCAACAACAGCTACTACATCGACCCGTGGCAGTT harbors:
- the pdhA gene encoding pyruvate dehydrogenase (acetyl-transferring) E1 component subunit alpha, which encodes MTTTPEAVRRASPRSRRKATPPDPAKPLLPATEPVRLLDPTGTPLPAPADYPEPPVEALVEMYRRMVIGRRFDVQATALTKQGRLAVYPSSRGQEACQVGAVLALREDDWVFPTYRESMALVSRGIDPVEVLTLLRGDWHCGYDPAERRTAPQCTPLATQCVHAAGLAYGEAYQGRDTVALAFIGDGATSEGDFHEGVNFAAVFKAPVVYFVQNNRYAISVPLSRQTAAPSLAYKGVGYGVPSEQVDGNDPVAVLAVLTRAVEHARAGRGPFLVEAHTYRMEPHTNADDATRYRDGAEVEAWRDRDPVARLEAYLRSRGVLDDAGVAAVAEEAEAYAADLRTRMNAQPTVDPMSLFDHVYAEPTPQLVEQREQVRAELAAAADEESER
- a CDS encoding Lrp/AsnC family transcriptional regulator → MSQESGAGGEPAAGTGRSARPLDEVDRRILDELVRDGRTSVRTLAERIHISRTNAYARVERLLRDGVITGFRAQVAPEAAGLGTSAYVALKIEQNTWREVSAELARVRYIEHAALLGGDHDVLALVRAPDNATLRDVVLGRVQSIAGVLSTRTWLVFDEFDGERSPWE
- a CDS encoding DNA polymerase domain-containing protein, translating into MATAAEEITVGERVVRVSSPDKPYFPELGLTKLDVVRYFLAVGDGILRALRDRPTMLERWPRGVFEGAKIGTRQDNRGDAFYQKRLPAGAPEWVRTAHITFPSGRTADEIAPSELAVVIWAANLGTLRFHPWPVSAADVERPDQLRIDLDPMPGVGFDQVVPVAHEVRAFLDELGLTGYPKTTGGRGLHIYLSIEPRWSFGDCRRAVLALGRELQRRLPDLVTTTWWREQRDRPVFIDYNQMSRDHTMASAYSIRPTPKALVSAPLDWSELDDVRPEDFDVTTMPARFAECGDPHAGLDDRRFSLEPLLELADREGLEAPPER
- a CDS encoding histidine phosphatase family protein, translating into MAELAALWIVRHGESTANVAATAAEASGAELIDLTHRDADVPLSPTGEEQARATARWLAGLPEGRRPDVAVVSPYLRAVQTAELALAGTGIPLSRDERLRDRELGILDGLTGHGVRRRHPDEAERRDRLGKFYYRPPGGESWTDVALRLRALLGDLRRDHEGRRALLFGHDALVFLIRYLVEGLTEAELMALTQEQVIANCSVTGWSAGPDGRLTPDVFNDVGHLRTQGARPTREDEVHAEPV
- a CDS encoding NAD(P)H-hydrate dehydratase, whose protein sequence is MPNRSDTRVITPGLLRDWALPVPTGGKEARGTVLVVGGSRFTPGAVLLAGVAALRAGAGVLQLAAAESTAAALSIQVPEALVVGLPETADGAVAGRPGELLADLVADADVVAVGPGLKDIDETARLLRLVLDAAARETALVLDAYALGALSHAPDLLVGAGRPVVLTPNLTEARHLLGRDPGDDLDADAIELARRYDAVVSLYGHIAAPDGRSWREESGDAGLGTSGSGDVRAGLLAGLLSRGTEPAQAACWAAFAHAVSGQRLVPRYGRIGFLARELLDEIPHTLATV
- a CDS encoding S8 family peptidase; this encodes MKNLRRKTLAAASAVTLGVGLAVAGGLAPAASAASPDTTFLVLAPQGAKTDKAAARVAAAKGTVVASYDQIGVLVVRSTNPDFATDVAGAGVDSVASTAGLGTALDEGETLEVSAAGAVNTTADPTKEPLFGQQWDMPMIDVPQAHAVNAGRADVVVGVLDSGISSSHPDLASQIAKNKSASCIGGVSDTTEAAWNPTTSDHGTHVAGTIAAAVNGVGVTGVAPGVKVAAVKVVNDDGYIFPEAAVCGFMWAAEQGMQLTNNSYYIDPWQLNCRNDARQRPVWKAVQRALRYSQSKGVLHVASAGNSNWDLAHKITDTGSPNNGTPEERENLTSSCLVLPGEAPGVVTVSAVGPTGEKSYYSSYGQGVVEVTAPGGDTRFRTQGVRSTLTDGILSTTYNTATKTNGWGYKQGTSMSSPHAAGVAALAVSAHPGMTPGQLSAFLGNTAESIPCPSGVYNPVPLIAAGPNAYDATCSGGQRNGFYGAGMVNAYNVVR